The following coding sequences lie in one Mesorhizobium sp. DCY119 genomic window:
- a CDS encoding xanthine dehydrogenase family protein molybdopterin-binding subunit has protein sequence MLQFRMKKEAVQPTRRQFLIGTAAAAGLAVGYRLIAADPALAQSAPAAAAANPFQAYVEVTPDNKIIIHSSQFEMGQGSYFGIATLVMEELDGDWAQVDVIGGAGNTALYGNLAWGGFMQGTGGSTSMTSSWERYRKAGAAARTMLVAAAAKNWSVPAGEITVAGGVVSHGTDKRATFGELAQAASALPVPDNVELKPREKWTQIGSDSLKRYDSHGKTNGTQTYTIDLKMDGLVTAVMIHPPKFGAEVESFDAAKAKALDGVVDVVQTPRGIAVVGTNMWTAMKGRDLVEVKWNEAKAENRGTAEIMAEYNKTADGPGKATARNDGDAAGALASAAKVIEGHYEFPYLVHASIEPLNAVARVNEDGTIDVWGGHQMPDIYQAAAAQVGGTTPDKVKLHVMKTGGSFGRRAVSDADLVVEAVATAKALGPGKPVKVQWTRENDMRGGRYRPAYVHAIKAGLDKDGKIVALQDHIVGQSILGGSPMAAMIKDGVDATSVEGASNLPYAIPNMKVELTTTDVNIPVLWWRSVGSTHTAYVMETFIDELAAAANRDPVEFRLSMLGDHPRHAAVLKLAAEKAEWDKPLPEGRFRGVALHESFSTFVAEVVEITYKGGSDFTVDRVVCAVDCGTAINPDQIRAQMEGGIGFGLGAILQEELTLTGGVVDQENYDTYTPLRIDQMPRIEVHIVPSTEPPTGVGEPGVPPIGPAVGNALRAATGKTIRKLPLIKNLSA, from the coding sequence ATGTTGCAATTTCGTATGAAGAAAGAAGCCGTGCAGCCGACACGCCGTCAGTTCCTCATCGGCACTGCGGCAGCCGCCGGTCTCGCCGTCGGCTACCGGCTGATCGCTGCCGATCCTGCACTCGCGCAATCGGCTCCTGCCGCAGCAGCGGCCAACCCGTTCCAGGCCTATGTCGAGGTCACGCCCGACAACAAGATCATCATCCACTCCTCGCAGTTCGAGATGGGGCAAGGCTCCTATTTCGGCATCGCCACGCTGGTGATGGAAGAGCTTGACGGTGACTGGGCGCAGGTCGATGTCATCGGCGGCGCCGGCAATACCGCGCTCTACGGCAACCTCGCCTGGGGCGGGTTCATGCAGGGCACCGGCGGCTCCACCTCCATGACCTCGTCATGGGAGCGCTACCGCAAGGCGGGTGCTGCGGCGCGGACCATGCTGGTGGCTGCCGCCGCCAAGAACTGGAGCGTGCCGGCAGGTGAAATCACGGTTGCCGGCGGTGTCGTCTCGCATGGCACCGACAAGCGCGCCACCTTCGGCGAACTGGCGCAGGCAGCAAGCGCCTTGCCCGTCCCGGACAACGTCGAACTGAAGCCGCGTGAAAAATGGACCCAGATCGGCTCCGACAGCCTCAAGCGCTACGACTCGCACGGCAAGACCAACGGCACGCAGACCTACACGATCGACCTGAAGATGGACGGGCTGGTGACGGCCGTGATGATCCATCCGCCGAAATTCGGCGCCGAGGTCGAGAGCTTCGACGCCGCCAAGGCCAAGGCGCTCGACGGCGTTGTTGATGTGGTGCAGACGCCGCGCGGCATCGCCGTGGTCGGCACCAATATGTGGACGGCGATGAAGGGCCGCGATCTGGTCGAGGTGAAGTGGAACGAGGCCAAGGCCGAGAACCGCGGCACCGCAGAGATCATGGCCGAGTACAACAAGACAGCCGACGGCCCGGGAAAAGCCACCGCCCGCAATGACGGCGACGCGGCAGGCGCATTGGCAAGTGCAGCCAAGGTGATCGAGGGGCATTACGAGTTCCCCTATCTCGTCCATGCCTCGATCGAGCCGCTCAACGCAGTCGCCCGCGTCAACGAGGACGGCACCATCGATGTCTGGGGCGGCCACCAGATGCCCGACATCTATCAGGCTGCCGCAGCGCAGGTCGGCGGCACGACGCCCGACAAGGTGAAGCTGCATGTGATGAAGACCGGTGGCAGCTTCGGCCGCCGCGCGGTATCGGACGCCGACCTGGTGGTCGAGGCTGTGGCAACCGCAAAGGCGCTCGGCCCCGGCAAGCCGGTGAAGGTGCAGTGGACGCGCGAAAACGACATGCGTGGCGGGCGCTATCGTCCGGCCTATGTCCATGCGATCAAGGCCGGGCTCGACAAGGACGGCAAGATCGTCGCCCTGCAGGACCACATCGTCGGCCAGTCGATCCTGGGTGGCTCGCCCATGGCCGCGATGATCAAGGACGGCGTCGACGCCACCTCGGTCGAGGGCGCATCGAACCTGCCCTACGCGATCCCGAACATGAAGGTCGAGCTGACGACGACGGACGTGAACATCCCCGTCCTGTGGTGGCGTTCGGTCGGCTCGACCCACACGGCCTATGTCATGGAAACCTTCATCGACGAACTCGCCGCCGCCGCCAACCGCGACCCGGTCGAGTTCCGCCTGTCGATGCTGGGCGATCATCCGCGCCATGCCGCCGTGCTGAAGCTGGCGGCAGAGAAGGCCGAGTGGGACAAGCCACTGCCGGAAGGCCGCTTCCGTGGCGTGGCGCTGCATGAAAGCTTCTCGACCTTCGTCGCCGAGGTGGTCGAGATCACCTACAAGGGCGGCAGCGACTTCACCGTCGACCGCGTCGTCTGCGCGGTCGATTGCGGCACCGCGATCAACCCGGACCAGATCCGCGCCCAGATGGAAGGCGGCATCGGCTTCGGGCTCGGTGCGATCCTGCAGGAAGAGCTGACGCTGACGGGTGGCGTGGTCGACCAGGAGAACTACGACACCTACACGCCGCTGCGCATCGACCAGATGCCGCGCATCGAGGTGCACATCGTGCCCTCGACTGAGCCGCCGACCGGCGTCGGCGAACCCGGCGTACCGCCGATCGGCCCGGCCGTCGGCAATGCGCTGCGCGCAGCCACCGGCAAGACCATCCGCAAGCTGCCGCTGATCAAGAACCTGTCGGCGTAG
- a CDS encoding (2Fe-2S)-binding protein has translation MVAFTLNGEAKTLDVDPDMPLLWAIRDVIGLTGTKFGCGMAQCGACTVHIDGTATRSCQTSVSDIEGASITTIEGVSGKVGETVQAVWAEMDVPQCGYCQSGQIMSATALLAETPKPTDDDIDSAMSGNLCRCATYHRIRAAIHEAAHRLEA, from the coding sequence ATGGTCGCTTTCACACTCAATGGCGAGGCCAAAACGCTCGACGTCGATCCGGACATGCCTCTGCTCTGGGCGATCCGCGACGTCATCGGGCTGACGGGAACAAAATTCGGCTGCGGCATGGCCCAATGCGGCGCCTGCACGGTCCATATCGACGGTACGGCGACGCGCTCGTGCCAGACCAGCGTCAGCGACATCGAAGGCGCCTCGATCACCACGATCGAAGGCGTTTCCGGCAAGGTCGGCGAGACGGTGCAGGCCGTGTGGGCCGAGATGGACGTGCCCCAATGCGGCTACTGCCAGTCCGGCCAGATCATGTCGGCAACCGCCCTTCTGGCCGAGACGCCGAAACCCACCGACGACGACATCGATTCGGCGATGAGCGGCAATCTCTGCCGTTGCGCCACCTATCACCGCATCCGCGCCGCGATCCACGAAGCCGCGCACCGGCTGGAGGCATGA
- a CDS encoding DUF922 domain-containing protein: MKTSVRFWLSVACVLSAPVVAHAEWRAVEKVQTYAVTGKTGPELYESIGQNGPKVSVGRTIALTNFKLTWRRDYRPQSDGSCMLASAQPNLVITYTLPKPAAKLVSPMKEHWDAFAEGLRRHELVHGQRIKDMVTEIVGFSVGFSAPDDPGCKKIRVELTKLLAAASQAQRQHSRDFDRVEMSDGGNVHQLILRLVNGQ; the protein is encoded by the coding sequence GTGAAGACAAGTGTCCGGTTCTGGCTGTCGGTGGCCTGCGTCCTGTCGGCGCCGGTGGTTGCCCACGCGGAGTGGCGGGCGGTGGAAAAGGTGCAGACCTACGCCGTCACGGGCAAGACCGGGCCCGAGCTCTATGAATCCATCGGCCAGAACGGCCCGAAGGTCAGCGTCGGACGCACCATTGCCCTCACCAATTTCAAGCTGACCTGGCGTCGGGATTACCGCCCGCAAAGCGACGGCAGCTGCATGCTCGCCTCGGCGCAGCCCAATCTCGTGATCACCTACACCTTGCCCAAACCGGCCGCAAAGCTCGTAAGCCCCATGAAGGAGCATTGGGACGCCTTCGCCGAGGGCCTGCGCAGGCACGAGCTGGTGCATGGCCAGCGCATCAAGGACATGGTGACGGAGATCGTCGGCTTCAGCGTCGGTTTTTCCGCACCCGACGACCCCGGCTGCAAGAAGATCAGGGTCGAGCTGACGAAGCTGCTGGCGGCGGCTTCACAGGCGCAGCGTCAGCACAGCCGCGATTTCGACCGCGTCGAAATGAGCGATGGCGGCAATGTCCACCAGCTCATCCTGCGCCTGGTGAACGGGCAATAG
- a CDS encoding DUF1488 family protein: MALQFPNRSRSYDDAARRIRFSGYDGMAEISFFMEAGAFFPPTAAATERELLAAFDEARTSVYEAAQKAYARDRKNRHILTSADLR, encoded by the coding sequence ATGGCATTGCAATTCCCCAACCGCAGCCGGAGCTATGACGACGCCGCCCGGCGCATCCGCTTCAGCGGCTATGACGGCATGGCCGAGATTTCCTTTTTCATGGAAGCAGGCGCATTTTTCCCGCCAACGGCAGCGGCGACCGAAAGAGAGCTTCTTGCGGCTTTCGACGAGGCCCGCACCTCCGTTTATGAGGCCGCACAGAAGGCCTATGCCCGCGATCGCAAGAACCGGCATATATTGACGTCCGCCGATCTCAGATAG